A genomic segment from uncultured Marinifilum sp. encodes:
- the rsxC gene encoding electron transport complex subunit RsxC, protein MLKTFSIGGIHPAENKLSANSAIQVLPIPQMVSIPISQHIGAPATPIVKKNDEVKVGQLIAKSSGFVSANIHSSVSGKVFKIDDVMDASGFRRKAIIIKVEGDEWMEDIDQSEDLVKEISASKEEIVKKIAEAGIVGLGGATFPAHVKLSVPPGKTAEVLIINAVECEPYLTSDHRVMLEKGDEVMVGTQILMKSLDVNRAIIGIENNKPDAIAHLTKLAANYKGIEVCPLKTQYPQGGEKQLIAATIKREIPSGALPIEVGAVVQNVGSALAVYEAVQKNKPLFERVATITGKSLKNPSNYKFRIGTPVNDLINAAGGLPEDTAKIIGGGPMMGKALTSVEVPLTKGSSGLLLLASEDTARKDIKSCIRCGKCVSVCPMGLEPYLLMVCAEKKDYERLEKDAVMDCIECGSCSFTCPANRPLLDYIRLGKGKVGQIMRARK, encoded by the coding sequence GTGTTAAAAACATTTTCTATAGGAGGTATTCACCCAGCTGAAAACAAATTATCAGCCAATAGCGCAATCCAGGTATTGCCAATACCCCAAATGGTAAGCATTCCAATATCTCAACACATTGGAGCACCAGCAACTCCAATTGTTAAGAAAAACGATGAAGTAAAAGTAGGTCAGTTAATTGCCAAATCATCAGGCTTTGTATCTGCAAACATACACTCTTCGGTATCCGGTAAAGTTTTCAAAATTGACGATGTTATGGATGCCAGTGGTTTTCGCCGCAAAGCAATCATTATAAAAGTTGAAGGCGATGAATGGATGGAAGACATCGACCAAAGTGAAGACTTGGTTAAAGAAATCAGCGCAAGCAAGGAAGAAATAGTAAAAAAAATTGCCGAAGCCGGTATTGTAGGTTTAGGTGGTGCTACCTTCCCTGCACACGTTAAACTTTCTGTTCCTCCGGGAAAAACTGCCGAAGTTCTAATTATTAATGCTGTTGAGTGCGAACCATACCTAACCTCCGACCACCGTGTAATGTTGGAAAAAGGCGACGAAGTAATGGTTGGAACTCAGATACTAATGAAATCATTAGATGTAAACAGAGCCATTATTGGTATTGAAAACAACAAACCTGATGCAATTGCCCATCTAACAAAATTAGCAGCTAATTATAAAGGAATAGAAGTTTGCCCGTTAAAAACACAATACCCTCAGGGTGGTGAAAAGCAATTAATTGCAGCAACCATTAAACGAGAAATTCCTTCGGGAGCTCTTCCTATCGAAGTTGGTGCCGTAGTTCAGAATGTTGGATCGGCACTTGCCGTTTACGAAGCTGTTCAAAAAAACAAACCTCTTTTCGAACGCGTTGCTACCATAACAGGTAAATCTTTAAAAAATCCTTCAAACTATAAATTTAGAATTGGAACTCCTGTTAATGATTTAATTAACGCTGCTGGCGGTTTACCTGAAGACACAGCTAAAATTATTGGCGGTGGACCAATGATGGGAAAAGCCCTAACCAGTGTTGAAGTTCCGTTAACAAAAGGAAGCTCGGGTTTATTGCTTTTAGCAAGTGAAGATACTGCTCGTAAGGATATTAAATCGTGTATCCGTTGCGGTAAGTGTGTTTCTGTATGTCCTATGGGATTAGAGCCTTACTTACTTATGGTTTGTGCCGAGAAAAAAGATTATGAGCGCTTAGAAAAAGATGCAGTTATGGATTGTATCGAATGTGGCTCGTGTAGTTTTACCTGCCCTGCAAACCGTCCTCTTTTGGATTATATCCGATTAGGAAAAGGAAAAGTAGGACAAATTATGAGAGCAAGAAAATAA
- a CDS encoding RnfABCDGE type electron transport complex subunit D — protein MNTKVLVAPSPHVHSGDSIQKNMYGVVFAMLPALLFSFFYFGLGALVVTLTAVASCYLFEFLISKYLLKTVPTITDGSALITGILLAFNVPSNLPVWIIMIGALVAIGIGKMTFGGLGNNVFNPALVGRVFLLISFPVQMTSWPKSLGLSTGYIDVETGATPLAIIKEGLKKGDSLSSLMDKIPSNMDMFMGNMGGSMGEIAGVALILGLAFMLIRKIITWHIPVAVLGTVAVFSGILHLANPEAYAGPLFHILTGGLLLGAIFMATDYVTSPMSNKGMIIYGIGIGILTVVIRVFGAYPEGVSFAILIMNAFVPLINVYVKPKRFGEKRK, from the coding sequence ATGAACACCAAAGTACTTGTCGCTCCATCTCCACACGTTCATAGTGGGGATTCCATACAAAAAAACATGTATGGTGTGGTATTTGCGATGCTTCCGGCGCTACTGTTTTCGTTCTTTTACTTTGGTTTGGGAGCCCTTGTGGTAACCCTAACCGCCGTTGCATCATGTTACTTATTCGAATTTTTAATTTCGAAATATCTTTTAAAAACAGTACCAACAATTACCGATGGTTCTGCATTAATTACTGGAATTCTTTTAGCCTTTAATGTTCCTTCAAACCTTCCTGTATGGATCATTATGATTGGCGCATTAGTAGCTATCGGAATTGGTAAAATGACATTTGGAGGATTAGGAAACAATGTATTCAACCCAGCTTTGGTTGGTCGTGTATTCCTTTTAATCTCTTTTCCGGTACAAATGACCAGTTGGCCAAAATCTTTAGGTTTGTCAACCGGATATATCGATGTAGAAACAGGAGCCACTCCTCTTGCGATTATTAAAGAAGGATTAAAAAAAGGAGATTCTTTAAGTAGCTTAATGGATAAAATTCCTTCGAATATGGACATGTTTATGGGAAACATGGGCGGATCGATGGGAGAAATTGCAGGTGTAGCTTTGATTTTAGGTTTAGCTTTTATGCTGATTCGAAAAATTATTACCTGGCATATTCCTGTGGCTGTTCTTGGAACCGTTGCTGTGTTTAGTGGTATTCTTCATTTAGCTAACCCAGAAGCTTATGCAGGTCCTTTATTCCACATTTTAACTGGAGGTTTACTTTTAGGAGCTATTTTTATGGCTACCGACTATGTAACCTCACCAATGTCGAACAAAGGAATGATTATTTACGGTATAGGTATTGGTATACTAACCGTTGTAATTCGTGTATTTGGAGCTTATCCAGAAGGAGTTTCATTTGCCATTCTTATTATGAATGCATTTGTTCCACTTATTAATGTGTATGTTAAACCTAAGCGTTTCGGCGAAAAAAGGAAATAA